One stretch of Malus domestica chromosome 14, GDT2T_hap1 DNA includes these proteins:
- the LOC139191357 gene encoding uncharacterized protein, whose translation MLKLSSYVMAEYHDRLQEVERYKAKLKENKQLVDEARRNKGLLTQALQLKDETMESLKRRNGENLRLKKLFEATKKQLEVATLEVSKVRGELDGALVEISELEKSIPTEREAAVQEYLSSSTFHLAIKPHCAQEARFEKRKWMAVLDRYDDGSILRKYHEDIDEHHRKGETFVLAVDPSSEDESDNEGSADAQTQHGEEGLGDAEDDGRTRSDTARGSASDENE comes from the exons atgttgaagctgtcttcatat gtcatggccgagtatcacgacagactgcaagaggttgagcggtacaaggcaaaactgaaggagaataagcagcttgtggacgaggcccgaaggaataagggacttttgactcaggctctccaactgaaggacgaaaccatggagagcttgaaaaggcgaaatggtgagaacctaaggcttaagaaattgtttgaggcaactaaaaaacagttggaggtggctaccttggaggtatccaaggttaggggagaattggatggtgccttagttgagatttctgaactggagaagagcattccaactgaaagggaggctgctgtgcaagaatacttaagttcttcgacctttcatcttgctattaaaccccactgtgctcaagaagctcgctttgaaaaaaggaaatggatggccgtccttgatcgttatgatgatgggagcattcttcgaaaataccacgaagatatagatgagcatcatcgaaagggcgagacatttgtccttgctgttgatcctagcagcgaagatgagtctgataatgaaggtagtgctgatgcacagactcagcatggtgaagagggtcttggggatgcagaggatgatggtaggacgcggagtgatactgccaggggttcggcttcagatgagaatgaatag
- the LOC139191356 gene encoding uncharacterized protein, translated as MSGPSDRRFDLNLGEETATPSPDNIWRPSFISPTGPLTVGDSVMKNDMTAAVVARNLLTPKDNRLLSKRSDELAVKDSLALSVQCAGSVSNMAQRLFARTRQVESLAAEVMSLKQEIRGLKHENKQLHRLAHDYATNMKRKLDQMKESDGKVLLDHQRFVGLFQRHLLPSSSGAVPGNEASNDEPPMPHPSGVLSSTEAPDNHPPVLSLSGALPTAETSPKQPL; from the coding sequence atgtctggaccctctgaccgtcgttttgacttgaaccttggagaagagacagccacgccttctccagacaacatatggcgcccatccttcatatcccctactggtcctcttaccgttggggattctgtgatgaagaatgatatgaccgctgcagtggtagccaggaaccttctcactcccaaagataacagactactttccaaacggtctgatgagttggctgttaaggactctctggctcttagtgttcagtgtgcaggttctgtgtctaatatggcccaacgcctatttgctagaacccgccaagttgaatcattggctgctgaagtgatgagtctcaaacaggagattagagggctcaagcatgagaataagcagttgcaccgactcgcccatgactatgctacaaacatgaagaggaagcttgaccagatgaaggaatctgatggtaaggttttacttgatcatcagcggtttgtgggtttgttccaaaggcatttattgccttcgtcctctggggctgtacctggtaatgaagcttcaaatgatgaacctccaatgcctcatccttctggggttttgtcaagtactgaggctccggataaccaccctccggtgctttctctttctggagctctaccgactgctgagacttcccctaagcaacctttgtga
- the LOC139191515 gene encoding uncharacterized protein: MTNDKSVEAQSHELQKIAHEIISEGMNLDEQFQVAVIIDKLPPSWKEFKKDLRHKTKEFSLESLITQKYPYSRDETVEPFLCYNCDKCGHLACNCRNKRRTAPQANLTEDQLVAMVLEINLVDGSEGWWVDIGASRYVCYDCGLFKSYTEAENRRVLLGDSHSTHVAGVGEVELKFTSGKTVILKEVMHVPEIRKKLVSGYLINKAGFTQTIGADLYTLTKNGVFVGNSKAYRFYDLKNHVVIESNDADFFENKFPFMSRNSGGLTSTNLSKDGTSNHALNDSVETSFEPRKSKRTKFTKDFGGDFQTYALEEDPTTLQEALTSLDTDSWQEAINDEMDSLESNGTWHLVELPPGYKTIGCKWVLRKKLKSDGTIDKFKARQIKYASVIGSLRYATDCTRPDIAYAVVFCVGTQAVPIWNIGYNNANWNTLSKDSKATSGYIFNIAGAAVSWKSKIQTILAQSTTESEMIALATASEEA, from the exons ATGACGAATGACAAGTCTGTGGAGGCCCAATCACATGAATTGCAAAAGATTgctcatgagatcatatctgaAGGAATGAATCTGGATGAACAGTTCCAGGTTGCTGTGATCATTGACAAGTTGCCACCAAGCTGGAAGGAGTTCAAGAAGGATCTGCGACACAAGACAAAAGAGTTTTCTCTTGAAAGCTTGATTACTC AAAAATACCCATACTCAAGAGATGAAACAGTTGAGCCATTTTTGTGTTATAACTGTGACAAGTGTGGACACCTTGCTTGTAACTGTCGCAACAAACGAAGAACTGCTCCTCAAGCCAATCTCACAGAGGATCAGCTTGTTGCAATGGTCTTAGAGATCAACTTGGTTGATGGATCCGAGGGGTGGTGGGTGGACATTGGTGCTTCGCGCTATGTCTGCTATGATTGTGGACTTTTTAAGTCCTACACTGAAGCGGAAAACAGAAGGGTTCTATTGGGTGACTCTCACTCAACACATGTTGCTGGAGTTGGAGAAGTGGAGCTCAAGTTCACTTCAGGGAAAACTGTAATATTGAAGGAGGTGATGCATGTTCCAGAGATCAGGAAGAAATTGGTCTCAGGTTACCTTATCAATAAGGCTGGGTTCACACAAACTATTGGGGCTGACTTGTATACTCTCACAAAGAATGGTGTCTTTGTGGGAAATAG TAAAGCATATAGATTTTATGATTTAAAGAACCATGTTGTTATTGAATCTAATGATGCTGATttctttgagaacaaatttCCTTTTATGTCAAGGAATAGTGGGGGTTTAACCTCAACTAATTTAAGTAAGGATGGAACGAGCAACCATGCTCTAAATGATTCAGTCGAAACTAGTTTCGAACCAAGGAAAAGTAAGAGAACCAAATTCACCAAGGATTTTGGGGGCGACTTCCAAACTTATGCACTAGAAGAAGATCCTACAACACTCCAAGAGGCATTGACTTCATTGGATACAGACTCATGGCAAGAAGCCATAAACGATGAAATGGATTCACTAGAATCGAATGGAACTTGGCACTTGGTTGAGCTACCTCCAGGTTACAAAACCATTGGCTGCAAATGGGTGCTGAGGAAGAAGCTAAAATCCGATGGCACAATTGACAAGTTTAAAGCTAG ACAAATTAAGTATGCGAGCGTCATTGGTAGCCTCCGATATGCTACTGATTGCACTAGGCCAGACATAGCCTATGCAGTTGTGTTCTGTGTAGGTACACAAGCAGTCCCAATATGGAACATTG GATACAACAATGCTAATTGGAATACACTATCAAAAGACTCTAAAGCCACGAGTGGCTATATTTTTAATATAGCTGGAGCTGCAGTCTCGTGGAAGTCTAAGATACAGACCATACTTGCTCAATCAACAACAGAATCTGAAATGATTGCCTTAGCAACAGCTAGTGAAGAAGCATGA